ATGGCGAAATGCACGTTCAGAAATGTGACTCGTGCGGGGAACTCAATATGTATCCCCGCGCGCGGTGCCCCCATTGCTATTCATCGGATCTCTCGTGGGTCCGCGTCTGCGGTAAAGGTGCCTTGCTAAGCTATACGGTGGTGAGGGCAGCCTCGCCCAAAGCCTTTGCCGAGGACACCCCTTACGGTATCGGCATCGTCAAACTCGACGAGGGTCCGCAGCTTATGGTTCGGCTGCCAGCGGACGCAGATGGCGAGTTCTCATCCTACAAATGTGACATGCCTGTCCAGTTTATGCCGGTATCGGCCGAAGAAATCGGCCGCCGTCCAGTAGCGTGGTTTGAGAAGGCCTGACCCGCTTCCATAAGAAAATTCAGGGAGGAATTTCATGACACAAACGCTACTGCGCAAGTGGACAGAGCTTACGCCGGACAAGGTTTTTGCGGTGTTCGAATCAGGCACGCAATGGAGTTATAGCGACGCATTGGATCTGTCTTGGCGAGTGGGGGCCGCTTTGACAAAACTCGGCGTTAAACCTGGACAGCCTGTGCTCTCCTTTCTGCCTAACGGAGAAGAGGCGGTACTCGCCTTCTTCGGAGCCAATGCGGCGGGAGCCGTCTACGCTCCGATCAATGTCGCCTACCGAGGCGCCATACTCCAGCACGCATTGAACCTGCCGAGGGGAGAGCTGTTGGTAATTCATGCAGACCTCTATGACCGGCTCGTTGGGCTTGATCTGCCGCATATCAAAACTGTGGTGGTCGTCGGTGATATCGCTACACAGGTTCTCTCCGTCGATCATGTCCTTTGGCAGAGGTTGTCGAGTGAAGCGGCAATCGAACCTCCCGCAATCTGCGCGCGAAAACCCACCGACGACATGGTCTACATCTACACCTCCGGCACAACCGGCCCCTCTAAGGCTGTTCGTTGCTCGTACCGCCACCACGAGATCTATGCCGATTGGTATGGTCGGGAGTTGGACGAAACCGATCGCTGCTTTCTGTGTTTGCCGATGTTCCATGTTGGTGGCACCGGATGGCTTTACACAATGTTGGTGCGCGGTGGTTCCATTGCCGTGGTCGAACGTTTCCGCACAGAGGACTTCTGGCCGGCGGTCAAACGCATGGGAGCAACAACATGCACCTTTATGGCGGCCATGGCACGTTTTCTGTTTCGACAGCCCGCAACCCCAGACGATGCCGACAACCCGATAAGGGTCGCCTGCCTCGTTCCCTACATTCCTGAAACGGAAGAGTTCGGCAAACGCTTCGACGTCGCGCTTTTCACAGGCTTCGCCATGTCAGAGGTTCCAGGACCGCTCAGGACCGATGTCGGGACGAGCAACATGAACCGGGCAGGTGTGGCCGCTTCGCCCGACTGGCAACTTCGTCTGTTTGATGCTGATGGCTACGACGTTCCCCAAGGGTCGATAGGTGAACTCGTCGTCAGGCACACCGAACCGGCTGGGATAACCCGCGGTTATCTTCATATGCCGGAGGCCACCGCAGAGGCATGGACAGATGGTTGGTTCCACACTGGCGACCTCTTCAAAATTGATGCTGAGGGCAACTATCACTTTGTCGACCGAAATAAGGATGCACTGCGCCGACGTGGTGAGAACATTTCGTCGATCGAGGTGGAGGCCGAGATCAATCAGCATCCCGCTGTATCCGAAAGCGCCATCATTGGGGTTCCCTCGACTGAAATGGAAGATGATGTTTTTGCCTATGTCGTAAAGAAGGCTGGAGCAAACGTGAGCCATGAGGAGATTTTCGACTTTC
The genomic region above belongs to Ochrobactrum quorumnocens and contains:
- a CDS encoding AMP-binding protein, with product MTQTLLRKWTELTPDKVFAVFESGTQWSYSDALDLSWRVGAALTKLGVKPGQPVLSFLPNGEEAVLAFFGANAAGAVYAPINVAYRGAILQHALNLPRGELLVIHADLYDRLVGLDLPHIKTVVVVGDIATQVLSVDHVLWQRLSSEAAIEPPAICARKPTDDMVYIYTSGTTGPSKAVRCSYRHHEIYADWYGRELDETDRCFLCLPMFHVGGTGWLYTMLVRGGSIAVVERFRTEDFWPAVKRMGATTCTFMAAMARFLFRQPATPDDADNPIRVACLVPYIPETEEFGKRFDVALFTGFAMSEVPGPLRTDVGTSNMNRAGVAASPDWQLRLFDADGYDVPQGSIGELVVRHTEPAGITRGYLHMPEATAEAWTDGWFHTGDLFKIDAEGNYHFVDRNKDALRRRGENISSIEVEAEINQHPAVSESAIIGVPSTEMEDDVFAYVVKKAGANVSHEEIFDFLVDRMPHFMVPRYIEFIDQLPRTPNYKVAKGELRKLERGQQTWDRQQAGIKLSSKGVMKSQPTIEPANLAANG
- a CDS encoding Zn-ribbon domain-containing OB-fold protein codes for the protein MSLQSEYQQHLTNGEMHVQKCDSCGELNMYPRARCPHCYSSDLSWVRVCGKGALLSYTVVRAASPKAFAEDTPYGIGIVKLDEGPQLMVRLPADADGEFSSYKCDMPVQFMPVSAEEIGRRPVAWFEKA